The following coding sequences lie in one Drosophila sulfurigaster albostrigata strain 15112-1811.04 chromosome 2R, ASM2355843v2, whole genome shotgun sequence genomic window:
- the LOC133836878 gene encoding uncharacterized protein LOC133836878, with amino-acid sequence MTCVVCGNVATFMCQRCSEPYCQAACQRSDWQRHKYYCTTMPPLITRTADSRNEGTSNVDGSVKSLEKSISNCSINYTASEAKSDNFSAKKAESINTNLSCVWRTKVLPNANEFFECRITYVNNKGAIWVVESSNIERLERLTQDMVLKDKCRLENLGVGELVGVNWRQQFYRGEIMQMQPKLNCAMVRLIDRGSMIKFDIDEIYLAVPFMAEIEAFAFKVMLPQNVAHECYENKIICLRLLGTKNQDGNLLAELKDSSAQLELLPFQMMTKNAGVSWLKNLETNVERKEPQVALMQIKELNELNEELDSILNGNVAQPFNIQFPNAKLPIFVAARTKQGFRRAFLIDFIQEPIKYLIYEVDEGCFSIVHEVLRIPNEMFALPLRTFAIMLPKEHAVGLSDLKDLAIEFDEANMENARGTLLAHNEKICAVRIASFTGQFAKELNCKYFCEPIASGSLVYITSVVNYQEICISSVKTKEYSNIFTELQQKCAPFANTDEIEVSSIVLVICPNRGAYRAEVKSKSDNENYRVLNIDTGIHHLVSAAYLRKSCAFLEHLPISLCRSNIKNVCTIPSTAVPPNTSALNLLMNLYEKKSELLVEFSDSTCSTLDLVGFNEEPHSLMARMLPLMFTSQAAPVPISALPPLPPSPPSTPSPALALDAKAKPIKRHYFDDMKHELLPFNEEISVMILSAVDMQKTGFVFGCYFANEKVAENFQNLLNLVAEIGLSDQQLLPGYIPNVGEMCLAVFSEDNSWYRGVCIEVSYNEANILFCDYGNTDIVSIENIKPIPANLVKPILTTKCFIDGFDKSGKFKLLEDYLIAKNKINCIASLGPEPNTCVIRIPTLDKILSKELV; translated from the exons ATGACTTGTGTGGTTTGTGGAAATGTGGCCACTTTTATGTGCCAGCGTTGTAGCGAACCTTATTGTCAAGCTGCTTGTCAGCGCTCGGATTGGCAGCGACATAAATACTATTGCACAACTATGCC ACCTCTCATTACCCGCACAGCGGATTCTAGGAATGAAGGAACTTCGAATGTTGATGGCTCCGTTAAATCGTTGGAGAAGTCAATTTCTAACTGCAGCATTAACTACACAGCCAGCGAGGCGAAAAGCGATAATTTTTCAGCGAAAAAAGCCGAATCAATCAACACTAATCTGAGTTGTGTCTGGCGCACAAAAGTGTTGCCCAATGCAAATGAATTCTTCGAATGTCGCATTACTTACGTAAACAATAAGGGCGCCATTTGGGTAGTGGAATCATCGAACATTGAGCGCCTGGAGCGCTTAACTCAGGACATGGTGCTTAAGGATAAATGCCGCTTGGAGAACTTGGGAGTTGGCGAACTGGTGGGTGTTAATTGGAGACAACAATTTTATCGGGGCGAGATAATGCAAATGCAACCGAAGCTGAATTGCGCCATGGTACGACTTATTGACAGGGGCAGTATGATCAAGTTCGATATTGACGAAATCTATTTGGCTGTGCCGTTCATGGCCGAAATCGAAGCTTTTGCTTTCAAAGTGATGCTACCTCAGAACGTAGCGCACGAGTGTTACGAAAATAAGATAATCTGTTTGCGTCTGTTAGGTACCAAGAACCAGGACGGCAACTTGCTCGCTGAACTCAAGGATAGCTCAGCACAATTGGAGTTGCTGCCCTTTCAAATGATGACTAAGAATGCGGGCGTATCTTGGTTGAAAAATTTGGAAACCAATGTGGAGCGCAAGGAGCCGCAAGTGGCATTGATGCAAATTAAAGAGTTGAACGAGCTCAACGAAGAGCTAGACTCAATTTTGAACGGCAACGTTGCTCAGCCATTTAACATACAATTTCCGAACGCTAAGCTTCCAATCTTTGTGGCAGCTCGCACCAAACAAGGCTTCCGACGTGCCTTCTTGATCGATTTCATTCAAGAGCCtatcaaatatttgatttacgaAGTGGATGAGGGCTGCTTCTCCATCGTTCATGAGGTGCTCCGCATTCCCAACGAGATGTTCGCGTTGCCACTGCGAACATTTGCCATCATGTTGCCCAAAGAACATGCAGTCGGCCTTTCAGACTTAAAAGATCTGGCAATAGAGTTTGATGAAGCGAACATGGAGAACGCTCGTGGCACATTATTGGCACACAACGAGAAAATTTGCGCTGTGCGCATTGCCAGCTTTACGGGACAGTTTGCTAAAGAGCTGAATTGCAAATACTTTTGCGAGCCAATCGCAAGCGGTAGCTTGGTCTACATTACAAGCGTTGTTAACTATCAAGAGATTTGCATAAGCTCTGTGAAGACCAAGGAGTACTCTAATATATTCACGGAGCTGCAACAGAAGTGTGCACCATTTGCCAACACTGACGAGATTGAAGTCAGCAGCATTGTGCTTGTTATCTGCCCTAATCGAGGCGCTTATCGCGCAGAG GTTAAATCCAAGTCGGACAACGAAAATTACCGAGTGCTCAACATTGACACTGGCATTCATCACCTAGTGTCTGCTGCATATTTGCGCAAGTCTTGTGCATTTTTGGAGCATTTGCCAATTAGTCTTTGTCGCTCTAACATCAAAAACGTCTGCACCATTCCATCGACTGCTGTGCCCCCAAATACATCAGCTCTCAATCTATTAATGAATCTCTATGAGAAAAAGTCGGAGCTGCTCGTTGAGTTCTCCGACTCCACATGCAGCACTCTTGATTTAGTGGGCTTTAATGAGGAGCCGCATTCGCTAATGGCTCGGATGTTGCCCTTGATGTTTACATCGCAGGCAGCCCCAGTGCCAATCTCTGCCTTACCGCCTTTGCCACCATCGCCACCAAGTACACCGAGTCCGGCTTTGGCTCTCGATGCAAAGGCTAAGCCAATCAAACGTCATTACTTTGATGACATGAAACACGAGCTGTTGCCGTTTAACGAGGAAATCTCAGTTATGATTCTGTCTGCTGTGGATATGCAAAAGACtggctttgtttttggttgctATTTTGCAAATGAGAAGGTTGctgaaaattttcaaaatctGCTTAATCTTGTGGCGGAGATTGGACTTTCAGATCAGCAACTTTTGCCTGGTTATATACCCAA CGTCGGGGAAATGTGTCTGGCAGTTTTCAGCGAGGACAATTCTTGGTATCGTGGCGTTTGTATTGAGGTCAGCTATAATGAAGCGAACATTCTGTTCTGTGACTACGGCAACACGGACATAGTTTCAATTGAGAATATAAAACCTATTCCAGCCAATTTGGTAAAACCAATACTTACAACCAAATGCTTCATAGACG GTTTTGACAAGTCTGGTAAATTCAAGTTACTGGAAGACTATCTTAttgcgaaaaataaaatcaattgcatTGCTTCGCTTGGACCGGAGCCCAACACTTGTGTTATACGCATTCCGACGTTGGACAAAATATTATCTAAGGAACTTGTTTAG
- the LOC133836879 gene encoding inositol polyphosphate 1-phosphatase, whose protein sequence is MGENVNLLRALINCAEKAANIARTCRSNSELLALLVQEKTGSEANERFEHDFKTLADVLIQETIKHEIGELFPAMRDAIQGEESPNFTNKLGQKVTIAVGENEAATAACLSAVLGDDHQTASNALVAEVHRKVVYDNAKLADIPEMPAQLDYSNLGIWIDPIDATAEYISGDTVFTNFPGITSTGLDCVTVLIGVYERDSGVPVIGIVAQPFANKLEEHVYSTSLYWGVCLAQTKAYNCHNFPGHDDRGKIGIFSSSEDAKILQRFRDLKYELAFSAGAGHKALKVITNDADVYLLSKGSTFRWDTCAPQAILRALGGDVLNYTESIKEQKPVPLKYIELVTDSDWKRNANGLIALRDLEEVKELLPKLQN, encoded by the exons ATGGGTGAAAATGTGAATTTGTTGCGTGCACTAATTAACTGTGCAGAGAAAGCAGCAAATATTGCACGCACATGTCGCTCCAACAGTGAACTGCTAGCTCTGCTGGTCCAGGAGAAAACTGGGTCCGAGGCTAACGAACGTTTTGAACATGACTTCAAAACTCTAGCTGATGTACTGATACAGGAAACCATTAAGCATGAGATTGGTGAACTGTTTCCGGCCATGCGCGATGCCATACAAGGTGAAGAGTCGCCAAATTTCACAAACAAACTGGGCCAGAAAGTGACAATTGCTGTGGGTGAGAATGAAGCCGCAACCGCAGCATGCCTCAGCGCTGTTCTTGGAGATGACCATCAAACTGCATCCAACGCACTTGTTGCTGAAGTGCATCGTAAGGTCGTATACGACAACGCTAAGTTGGCTGACATTCCAGAGATGCCAGCACAGCTTGACTACAGCAATTTGGGCATTTGGATTGATCCCATTG ATGCCACTGCCGAGTACATTTCGGGGGACACTGTGTTCACCAACTTTCCTGGCATCACATCGACGGGATTAGATTGCGTCACAGTGTTGATTGGTGTCTATGAACGCGACTCTGGCGTTCCAGTTATTGGCATAGTTGCACAGCCATTTGCCAACAAGCTGGAGGAGCATGTGTACAGCACTTCATTATATTGGGGCGTCTGCTTGGCCCAGACAAAAGCCTACAACTGCCATAACTTTCCTGGCCACGATGACCGTGGCAAGATTGGCATTTTTTCCAGCTCTGAAGATGCCAAAATACTTCAGCGTTTTCGCGATTTAAAATACGAACTTGCTTTCTCCGCGGGAGCTGGACATAAAGCTCTTAAGGTGATTACCAATGATGCGGACGTTTACCTGCTTAGCAAGGGATCCACATTCCGATGGGACACCTGTGCACCTCAAGCTATTCTTCGTGCTCTGGGTGGCGATGTGCTCAATTATACCGAAAGTATCAAGGAACAAAAGCCCGTGCCATTAAAGTATATCGAATTGGTAACAGACTCCGATTGGAAGCGCAATGCGAATGGGTTAATAGCTCTGCGCGATCTCGAAGAAGTAAAAGAACTGCTTCCCAAGCTGCAGAATTAA